The Limnospira fusiformis SAG 85.79 genomic interval GATAAATGCTTTGATGCTCCCTCTTCGGTAACAAATACCCCTGTCGCTTCAATGATCAGATCGATACCCCATTCACTCCAAGGGAGGTTAAGAGGATTACGGTCAGAAACGCACTTAATCGTCTTACCATTGACAATCAGGGAGTTCTCATCAGCCTTGATATCGGCATCATGCAAAGTCCCCAACATTGAGTCATACTTCAGCAAATGAGCATTGATCCTGGGGTCGGAAGTGTCATTGATAGCCGTAACTTCCAGATTAGTATTTTCCCCTCTGGTCAGCCAACAACGCAGAAAGTTACGTCCGATCCTGCCAAAACCGTTGATTGCGACTTTCATCACCTTGTTTCTCCTAACGATAGTATTGCCCAACTAAGGCCTGCGCCTTCTATAACGTGAGTTTATCTTGACCCCAATCATACCCTAAAGGCTGACCTCTTCTGAAGTTTAGGTATCGAAACTTTTGGTTTGATGTCCCTGGTCAGTTAACAGCAAATCCTCCATTCCCCTAGATCCCCACTGGTAGAGAGCCAATTGCTGATCTGGGTGTGCTATTGTGCCTTCCCTCATAGTTAGGGGGGATTCTGCTTCCGGGTGCGATCGGCTATGATTAGGGGCGCATACTTAGGATAATAAGCCTCAGTAATCACATCTAAGGAGGACATGATGACCCCAAATGCCCTAGGGTGAAGCTATGGCAGGTGTTGAGTCTTATATGGCATCCGCCCCGGTTGGCCTTGATCTAAACCTAATTTTCCGCAGGTAGCATCCGGTTATTTCCGATTTTGGGGAGTATGTAGTATACAAATACCATACAGCCTTCTGCCTCCATCGGAGCGATCGCCTTTTAATCTTGTAATTGCCATACTTTGCTATGGTTGAGTTTCCAACAAGCGGCAATTATTGATATGATAATCGCCTGTTGGATGTGTGGTGTGGTGTGTTGAGGAATAGTTAATGCCTAATACTGTCGATTTTAATGGCAGGCCATTTCATTTCATTGGCATTGGTGGCATAGGAATGTCAGCCCTTGCCTATATTTTAGCCCAGCGAAATTTGCCTGTCTTTGGCTCAGACCTGCAAAATAGCCATATCACAGAACGATTGGAAGCCATGGGGGCTCATATTTTTGGGAGTCAAGATGCCAGCAACTTTGACATTTTTAAAACCCCCAAGCATAATTGGGAGTCAATGGCTTCTGGGCTATCAGGCAAAATCTCGTCAGAGAAAGCCACTTTACCCAGAGAATCATCTTCGATCGCTCAGTTAGAACAGCAACTGCCACAAGTTATTTGTTCAACAGCTATCCATCCCGAAAATCCCGAATATCAAGTCGCCCGAGAGTTAGGATGTCCGATTTTTCATAGATCAGACCTACTAGCCGCTTTGATGGCTGAGTACCAAAGTATTGCCGTAGCCGGGACTCATGGTAAAACTACAACCAGCAGCTTGATTGCTTTTCTATTGCTCAAAGCTGGTTTGGACCCGACAATTCTGGTGGGTGGCGAGGTGAACGCTTGGGAAGGAAATGCCCGCGTGGGACATAGCCCTTATTTAGTAGCCGAAGCTGATGAGTCTGATGGTTCCCTAGTCAAACTAGCATCCCATATAGGGGTTGTGACTAATATTGAACTTGATCATCCTGACCACTACAAAACTCTTGATCAATTGATCTCGACCTTTAGGATTTTTGCCAATCAATGTGAGACTATTGTGGGGTGCATTGACTGCACAATGGTTCGAGATTACCTTAAACCTACCATTAGCTACAGCATTAACTCCCAGTTTAATGCCGACTATACTGTTGATGCTGTTCAATATCTAGCTGACGGCATCATGGCTCAGGTTTATGAGCGAGGTGAGGCGATCGGTCTGCTAAAGTTACAATTGCTGGGAGCCCATAATCTCAGTAATGCTTTGGCAACCGTGGCTGTGGGTCGGTTACTCAATTTGGAATTTTCTGTGATTGCTCAGGCGATCGCACAATTTCCTGGGACTAAACGACGCTTTGAATATCGGGGGCATTATGGGGGTATTCAATTTGTTGATGATTATGCCCACCACCCTAGCGAAATTCGAGTGACACTTGCTGCTGCTAGGGGGCGGCTTCAAAATTCCAGTGGTCTTAGCTCCACCTTATCGGAAGCAGCCATCACGCCTGTTCATCCCGGTTCGGAAATTAAACGAGTGGTCGCCATTTTTCAGCCCCACCGGTACAGTCGCACCGAAACCCTTATGGAGGATTTCGCACTGTGCTTTGGTGATGCAGACTTAGTTATGCTCACCGAGATCTATAGCGCCGGAGAAGCCAATCCCAACAGGATTAATGGTCAACAATTAGCCACGCGCGTTGCTGAACATCATCCCCATGTCGATTACCAGTCCTCCCTAGAGGCGGTGAAAACTCGCTTGTGTCAACTGCTCAAACCAGGAGATTTGGTCCTGTTTTTGGGTGCTGGCAACCTCAACCGAGTAATTCCAGAGGTGATGGCATTCTTTCAATCCGATGACAATTCTGGCATCAATCCCACTGTTACTGCGTAACTGGATATTAACTCATGTAATGTGCTGATTAAATTACAGGCATTTCTCATTAAAGAAGTATTTGATTATGGTCATGACTGTTTCCTCTGGCTCTCTAGGTCAAGTGAACGGAAAACCGGAACGCTCCATCACCCTCCTGGGTAATGACTGTTTGATCCGGTCTAAAGTTTCCCTAGCTTCTCTAACCTCGTTTCGGGTGGGAGGCCCCGCCGACTGGTATACTGCACCGCAAAGATTAGATCAGTTACTAGCTTGTTTGGAATGGGCTAATGCCGAAGAACTACCGATTACTTTATTGGGCGGCGGTTCCAATCTTTTGGTGAGCGATCGAGGTTTGCGCGGTTTGGTGATTGGTACTCGTTATCTGCGACATACTCACTTTGACCAGGAAACTGGACAGCTTACGGTCGGTTCGGGTGCTTCTTTGCCCCGTTTGGCTTGGAAAGCTGCTCGTATGGGTTGGCGTGGCTTAGAATGGGCGGTGGGAATTCCGGGAACTGTCGGAGGAGCAATAGTTATGAATGCTGGCGCTCATATTTCTTGTACAGCAGATATTTTAGTTAATACCCATATCCTGGAACGTTCGGGAACTCTCCAGGTTTTACCCCCGGAAAAATTGGGCTACCGCTATCGTACTTCTAATCTACAGGGAAGCGATCGCCTAGTTACTCAGGCTACATTCCAGTTACAGCCCGGTTATGACCCAGAACAGGTTATGGCTGAGACTACAGAACATTTCCAACAGCGAAGGCTATCTCAACCCTACCATTTACCTAGTTGTGGCAGTGTTTTTCGTAACCCTGGACCCCATAAGGCCGGCTGGTTGATTGAACAAACGGGATTAAAGGGTTATAAAATTGGTGGCGCTCAAGTGGCTGAACGCCATGCTAACTTTATCTTGAATTGCGGCTCGGCTACCGCTAGTGATATCTTTCAACTGATACACCATGTTCAAGAGCGAGTTCAGCATCAGTGGTCCTGTTTGTTAGAGCCAGAGGTGAGAATCCTCGGAGAGCATGATTTAATCTCAAATTAGGTTAACATTTTAGGGCAATACGGTATAATAAGCGAGAAGAGTTGAGGATCAACCTATTGCCAGATATGTCAAACCCAAGGAAGCGGCCCAAATCCTTGGAGTCCATGAAAGAACACTCCGCAGATGGGACGACAATGGCTCAATCGAGACCATCAGAACCCCCGCTGGGCAACGACGATATAACGTTGAGTCATATACTGCCAAATCAGGCAGTGACAAACGCAAAGTCGTTATCTATGCCAGAGTTAGTAGCCGCGCCCAGCAGTCCGACCTCAACCGACAGGTAGCCACACTGTCCAACCTCTACCCCGAAGCAGAAGTCGTCTCAGAAATCGGAGGCGGGCTCAACTTCAAGCGAAAGAAAATGCTGGCCTTACTGGGACAAGTCTTGTCAGGAGATGTCCGCATGGTTGTTGTTGCCCACAAAGACCGATTGGCCAGATTTGGATGGGACTTGTTTCGATGGCTCTGTGAGCAAAACAGGTGCGAACTCATGGTTCTCAACGAGACAAGTCTCAGTCCAGAACGAGAAATGGTTGAGGACATCCTCGCCATCCTCCACTGCTTCAGTTCCCGATTATACGGACTGCGTAAATACAAAACTCAGGTCAAACAAGATCCGGATTTACCCCAGCCCAGAGCTAAATAAAGTCTGGCGTAAATGGCTGGCTGCTTGTCGGTATTGCTACAACCAAGCAATTGCATTATCCCGGAGTGGTAAACGACTAAGCAAATTAAAGTTACGCTGCGGAAGTGATGCAGAGTGACTTACCTGCATGGGTCAAAGAAACAGTTCAAAGTCTGTTAGGCTGAGAATTTTGGCCCTGTGAAGCCAGTTTGATTCGCCATGATTGTTCCTAGATCAAGACTTCTGGTACAATTTGGGGTTAAGCTAGGTCTTATGGAAAACTCAGAGCGTCCATGACGCAAGGGAAAATTAGTTATGACACCAGAAGGAAAAGGATTCGGTCGTGATGGCTTCGGCCTTGGTAAAATGAAGGAACTAGCCGAGGCTTTTAAAAAAGCCCAGGCGGTTCAGGAAGGGGCGAAAAAACTTCAGGAAGATTTGGATGAACTGGAAGTCCTCGGAGAAGCGGGTGGTGGCCTGGTGAAGGTTTATCTGAGTGGGAACCAACAACCTCGCCGGGTAGAAGTATCTCCTGATTTGCTGGGAGAGGAACCTGATGTAGTCTCTGATCTAATCTTAACGGCGATGAAGGAAGCCTATAATAACTCCACCTCTACTATGCGGGAACGCATGGAAGAGTTGACTGGTGGGTTGAACTTACCCGGTTTATAAATTATTTATCCCCTTTGAGCGGTGGCTAAGTGAGGCTTTAGAGTCTCACTTATTTTGTTAGGTGATGTCTTTGACTGGGTAAGGCTGCGGTTAAAACTTCCCGGCCGCTGTCGGTGACTAATACATCATCCTCAATGCGAATGCCACGCACATCGGCAAATTTTTCGAGTTGTTCCCAATTTACCATATCTCGATAGGTTTCGCGATTGGATGGGTGATTTAAAATGGCTGGAACTTGATAAAAACCAGGTTCGATGGTGACTAGCATTCCGGGGGCTAGGGGTCTATTTAGACGCAGAAAACCTAGACCAAAGCGATCGCTTCTTTTGCGCCCAGGAGCATATCCGGCTAAGTCTCCTAGGTCTTCCATATCATGAACGTCTAACCCTAGTAAATGACCGATACCATGGGGGAAAAATAAGGCGTGAGCATCCTTTTCTACTAATTCGGTTACCTGTCCTCGCAAAATCCCTAAATCTACTAATCCCTCGGTGATAACCGCCGCCGCTAATAAATGAATATCCCTATATTCTACACCGGGTTTGACCTGCTCAATACAAGCATCATGGGCGGCTAATACTATATCATATATATCGGCTTGGGTAGGGGAAAAAGTGCCGGAAACTGGCCAGGTGCGGGTGACATCTCCAGCCCATCCCCCAGGGGTTTCTGCGCCGACATCTGCTAATAATAAATCACCGGATTTCAGGGGATTATGGTATAATTCGTTATGTAATACCTGACCCTCGGTGGTCACTATACTATTATAAGAACAGGTCATATTATGGGCAATGATGACGGCTTCCATGGCTGCCCTAATATCACTTTCGTGGCTGGCTGTGGGGGTGGCTAAAATTCCGGCTTGGTGTGCTTTGACGGTGACGGTGGCGGCTTTTTTGAGTTCGGACAGGGCGGCATCATCATGGCATAAACGGAGGTTAATTATGGCTTTGATTAACGCTAAATCTTGACCTACGGCGGCGGCTGGAGCCATGACAGGGCGCTTTAAAATGCGTTCCATTTCGGCAAGGGTGGCTGGGTCTTGCACTCTGACGGTGGCAGCATTATGGCTTTTTTGGGTTAATTCCGATTTGGGAAAAGCGGAGTTGGCACCGATAATTTCAGCGAGGCGATCGCGTGAGAGACTTTCCCCATGCCATAGGGCGCTATCTGGGTCTGGGTCATCCATAAATAGGGTCAGTTTTCCCCCTTCTAAATGGATGACAGTATCGACTAAGGATAGACCGGCAAAATATAAGAAATGGCTACTGGCGCGGAAAGGATAAATATTAGCGGGAAAATTGCGCGATCGCACACCACCAGACCACAACAGGACGGGAAAATCTACCAGTTGCGCTAATTGGTGGCGGCGCTGATATAAGCTATTAACCAGACCTTCAGAAGGTTGAGGAAGTCGCATAATTCGGGGTTAATTTATTTAGATAGTGAGGTCACAACTCATTAAAATATAACTGAGGCGATCGCTTATTTCTGGGTGGGGAGGAATTACCAGGGTTTTAACTTCTCGGAACCCATTTTTTTGGTATAAGCGAATGGCGGTCAAGTTATCCGATTGAGTAACTAAACTCAAGGTA includes:
- a CDS encoding YbaB/EbfC family nucleoid-associated protein yields the protein MTPEGKGFGRDGFGLGKMKELAEAFKKAQAVQEGAKKLQEDLDELEVLGEAGGGLVKVYLSGNQQPRRVEVSPDLLGEEPDVVSDLILTAMKEAYNNSTSTMRERMEELTGGLNLPGL
- a CDS encoding helix-turn-helix domain-containing protein, translating into MRTSSPSSTASVPDYTDCVNTKLRSNKIRIYPSPELNKVWRKWLAACRYCYNQAIALSRSGKRLSKLKLRCGSDAE
- a CDS encoding IS607 family transposase; translation: MARYVKPKEAAQILGVHERTLRRWDDNGSIETIRTPAGQRRYNVESYTAKSGSDKRKVVIYARVSSRAQQSDLNRQVATLSNLYPEAEVVSEIGGGLNFKRKKMLALLGQVLSGDVRMVVVAHKDRLARFGWDLFRWLCEQNRCELMVLNETSLSPEREMVEDILAILHCFSSRLYGLRKYKTQVKQDPDLPQPRAK
- a CDS encoding aminopeptidase P family protein, yielding MRLPQPSEGLVNSLYQRRHQLAQLVDFPVLLWSGGVRSRNFPANIYPFRASSHFLYFAGLSLVDTVIHLEGGKLTLFMDDPDPDSALWHGESLSRDRLAEIIGANSAFPKSELTQKSHNAATVRVQDPATLAEMERILKRPVMAPAAAVGQDLALIKAIINLRLCHDDAALSELKKAATVTVKAHQAGILATPTASHESDIRAAMEAVIIAHNMTCSYNSIVTTEGQVLHNELYHNPLKSGDLLLADVGAETPGGWAGDVTRTWPVSGTFSPTQADIYDIVLAAHDACIEQVKPGVEYRDIHLLAAAVITEGLVDLGILRGQVTELVEKDAHALFFPHGIGHLLGLDVHDMEDLGDLAGYAPGRKRSDRFGLGFLRLNRPLAPGMLVTIEPGFYQVPAILNHPSNRETYRDMVNWEQLEKFADVRGIRIEDDVLVTDSGREVLTAALPSQRHHLTK
- the murB gene encoding UDP-N-acetylmuramate dehydrogenase, translated to MVMTVSSGSLGQVNGKPERSITLLGNDCLIRSKVSLASLTSFRVGGPADWYTAPQRLDQLLACLEWANAEELPITLLGGGSNLLVSDRGLRGLVIGTRYLRHTHFDQETGQLTVGSGASLPRLAWKAARMGWRGLEWAVGIPGTVGGAIVMNAGAHISCTADILVNTHILERSGTLQVLPPEKLGYRYRTSNLQGSDRLVTQATFQLQPGYDPEQVMAETTEHFQQRRLSQPYHLPSCGSVFRNPGPHKAGWLIEQTGLKGYKIGGAQVAERHANFILNCGSATASDIFQLIHHVQERVQHQWSCLLEPEVRILGEHDLISN
- the murC gene encoding UDP-N-acetylmuramate--L-alanine ligase → MPNTVDFNGRPFHFIGIGGIGMSALAYILAQRNLPVFGSDLQNSHITERLEAMGAHIFGSQDASNFDIFKTPKHNWESMASGLSGKISSEKATLPRESSSIAQLEQQLPQVICSTAIHPENPEYQVARELGCPIFHRSDLLAALMAEYQSIAVAGTHGKTTTSSLIAFLLLKAGLDPTILVGGEVNAWEGNARVGHSPYLVAEADESDGSLVKLASHIGVVTNIELDHPDHYKTLDQLISTFRIFANQCETIVGCIDCTMVRDYLKPTISYSINSQFNADYTVDAVQYLADGIMAQVYERGEAIGLLKLQLLGAHNLSNALATVAVGRLLNLEFSVIAQAIAQFPGTKRRFEYRGHYGGIQFVDDYAHHPSEIRVTLAAARGRLQNSSGLSSTLSEAAITPVHPGSEIKRVVAIFQPHRYSRTETLMEDFALCFGDADLVMLTEIYSAGEANPNRINGQQLATRVAEHHPHVDYQSSLEAVKTRLCQLLKPGDLVLFLGAGNLNRVIPEVMAFFQSDDNSGINPTVTA